From a region of the Myxococcus stipitatus genome:
- a CDS encoding FG-GAP repeat domain-containing protein: protein MARRAAPWGARFLFVTCGLAFACDATFFRDAPPASPEAMTPPPGRVLPVCWATPGAWEQKLALRAALANSWERYANIRFTGFIDCPLTPSASPALEISLEVATAPPLGASWTTRGRGAAGFTGASLQLRVGPGTSSSRLELLAVQSVGGVLGLGPRRADVGRLQAEDIHTAQAAYGPSTWFQGMRHRLLPLVQVDADGRPDAVYLRDDQGLLDIGVNDHLQQDGEPSLQTTNVEAAALAWLTGDVDGDGRTDLLQLTGAPESLSLRVWTPTAEGFQPRAPHALRGNPRAFLYLPVDVNGDGATDLAELSPAPTGLLQIAVHVATPGQHHQSRPAVSMVGGIDALDWKTGDVDGDGRTDLLQVWSDEGEVRLVVHKPDAAGTGYVHGGVDTAHLHGPSEGSRFFAIDLDRDGRTDLVQARDAGGRVELRVHKNEGGVRFTTTWETLTREPWDSVEWLTGDTDLDGTPELLQLRGDGGRLRVTRWRWNGDGFVNADVSPTATVPATALAFHAADLSGDGRADLVQLRDDGRGSAIVGVLVYDAAMNAFSAAIITPRLGPL, encoded by the coding sequence ATGGCTCGACGGGCGGCTCCCTGGGGCGCGCGGTTCCTGTTCGTCACCTGTGGTCTGGCCTTCGCTTGCGACGCGACCTTCTTCCGGGACGCGCCCCCCGCCTCGCCCGAGGCGATGACACCGCCCCCAGGACGCGTGCTCCCGGTGTGCTGGGCCACGCCGGGCGCGTGGGAGCAGAAGCTCGCGCTGCGCGCCGCGCTCGCGAACAGCTGGGAGCGCTACGCGAACATCCGCTTCACCGGGTTCATCGACTGTCCGCTCACCCCCAGCGCGTCGCCGGCCCTCGAAATCTCGCTCGAGGTCGCCACCGCGCCTCCCCTGGGCGCGTCCTGGACGACGCGCGGCCGCGGCGCCGCCGGCTTCACCGGCGCGAGCCTCCAGCTCCGCGTGGGCCCGGGGACCTCCTCCAGCCGGCTGGAGCTGCTGGCGGTCCAGTCCGTCGGGGGCGTCCTCGGGCTGGGCCCCCGGCGCGCCGACGTGGGACGGCTCCAGGCGGAAGACATCCACACCGCGCAGGCCGCGTATGGCCCCTCGACATGGTTCCAGGGGATGCGTCACAGGCTGCTTCCGCTCGTCCAGGTCGACGCGGACGGACGCCCGGACGCCGTCTACCTGCGCGACGACCAGGGCCTGTTGGACATCGGCGTCAACGACCACCTCCAGCAGGACGGCGAACCCTCGCTGCAGACCACGAACGTGGAGGCCGCCGCCCTGGCCTGGCTGACGGGAGACGTCGACGGCGACGGTCGCACCGACCTGCTCCAGCTCACGGGCGCGCCGGAGAGCCTCTCGCTGCGCGTCTGGACTCCCACGGCGGAGGGCTTCCAGCCGCGCGCGCCCCACGCCCTGCGGGGGAACCCACGGGCGTTCCTCTACCTCCCGGTGGACGTGAACGGGGATGGCGCGACCGACCTCGCCGAACTGTCGCCCGCACCCACCGGCCTGCTCCAGATAGCGGTCCACGTCGCCACCCCGGGCCAGCACCACCAGTCGCGCCCCGCGGTCTCCATGGTGGGTGGCATCGACGCGCTCGACTGGAAGACAGGGGATGTCGACGGCGACGGTCGCACCGACCTCCTCCAGGTCTGGAGCGACGAGGGAGAGGTCCGGCTCGTGGTCCACAAGCCCGACGCGGCGGGGACGGGCTACGTGCACGGCGGCGTCGACACGGCCCACCTCCACGGCCCGAGCGAGGGCTCGCGGTTCTTCGCCATCGACCTGGACCGGGACGGCCGCACGGACCTCGTCCAGGCACGCGACGCGGGAGGCCGCGTCGAGCTGCGCGTCCACAAGAACGAGGGAGGCGTGCGCTTCACCACCACCTGGGAGACGCTCACCCGCGAGCCCTGGGACTCGGTGGAGTGGCTGACGGGCGACACCGACCTCGACGGCACGCCCGAGCTGCTGCAGCTGCGCGGCGACGGCGGCAGGCTGCGTGTCACGCGCTGGCGCTGGAATGGCGACGGCTTCGTGAACGCGGACGTGTCGCCCACCGCCACCGTGCCGGCCACCGCCCTCGCCTTCCACGCCGCGGACCTGTCCGGCGACGGGAGGGCGGACCTCGTGCAGCTGCGCGACGATGGCAGGGGAAGCGCCATCGTCGGCGTGCTCGTCTACGACGCGGCCATGAACGCCTTCAGCGCCGCCATCATCACGCCCCGGCTCGGCCCCTTGTAG
- a CDS encoding ELWxxDGT repeat protein yields MRYRRSALVVVSLLASCSSPGDPGSMETSESSLAGSWEYCTRTAVSTGVTPVEPEPYIRAMAGSGGGLIFPSDDGVRGREPWVSSGSQGVGTRLLKDINPGAQGSDPAQFVQVGERVFFAATDPVAGRELFVSDGTLAGTRRVADIWPGALGSFPEELFAYQGLVYFAAGSPNHGRELWRSDGTPAGTVLVADLDPGVEDTSPGAFTLGGDGALYFLAHLRGTFTLLMRFETGSSPTEVYRAPSDPGIRAPLVPVGDKLFFITGDTHDDVVALMVSDSGATPAMVGMFGEVGEMAGVGTQLLFSATPEVGSDDMELWRSNGTMAGTVLVEDIRPGPQGSRPGSFTVLGNQLFFAADDGFNGREPWDSDGTAAKTRLFGNLQPGGGSSNPEALTTIEDHFFFRVDILSRGVEPWVSDGVRVTTVALTEPSPGPQSSNPRGFVRAGNDVFFTATNASGVRRLYALPFRPEGTCPP; encoded by the coding sequence ATGAGGTACAGGCGCAGTGCGCTGGTGGTGGTGAGCTTGCTCGCGAGTTGCTCGTCGCCGGGAGACCCCGGTTCGATGGAGACGAGCGAGTCCTCCCTGGCCGGGTCGTGGGAGTACTGCACGCGAACCGCGGTCTCCACGGGCGTCACCCCCGTGGAGCCAGAGCCCTACATCCGCGCCATGGCGGGCAGCGGAGGCGGGCTCATCTTCCCCTCGGACGACGGCGTCCGGGGACGCGAGCCCTGGGTGAGCAGCGGCAGCCAGGGCGTCGGCACCCGCTTGCTGAAGGACATCAACCCGGGCGCCCAGGGCTCGGATCCCGCGCAGTTCGTGCAGGTGGGGGAGCGGGTGTTCTTCGCCGCCACCGACCCGGTGGCCGGGCGCGAGCTGTTCGTGAGCGACGGCACCCTCGCGGGCACCCGCCGGGTCGCGGACATCTGGCCCGGAGCGCTGGGCTCGTTCCCCGAGGAGCTGTTCGCCTACCAGGGGCTGGTCTACTTCGCGGCGGGCTCGCCGAACCACGGACGCGAGCTGTGGCGCAGCGATGGGACGCCCGCCGGCACCGTCCTCGTCGCGGACCTGGACCCGGGCGTCGAGGACACCTCCCCCGGCGCGTTCACGCTCGGCGGGGACGGCGCGCTCTACTTCCTCGCGCACCTGCGCGGCACCTTCACCCTCCTGATGCGCTTCGAGACCGGCTCCAGCCCCACCGAGGTGTACAGGGCTCCCAGCGATCCAGGTATCCGCGCCCCGCTGGTCCCGGTGGGCGACAAGCTGTTCTTCATCACGGGCGACACGCATGACGACGTCGTGGCCCTGATGGTGTCGGACTCCGGAGCCACTCCGGCGATGGTGGGGATGTTCGGAGAGGTGGGCGAGATGGCGGGCGTGGGGACCCAGCTCCTGTTCAGCGCCACCCCGGAGGTGGGCAGCGACGACATGGAGCTGTGGCGCAGCAACGGGACGATGGCGGGGACCGTGCTCGTCGAGGACATCCGTCCGGGGCCCCAGGGCTCGCGCCCCGGCTCGTTCACGGTGCTCGGCAACCAGTTGTTCTTCGCCGCGGACGATGGCTTCAACGGCCGCGAGCCCTGGGACAGCGACGGCACCGCGGCGAAGACCCGCCTGTTCGGCAACCTCCAGCCCGGCGGGGGCAGCTCGAATCCGGAGGCGCTGACGACCATCGAGGACCACTTCTTCTTCCGCGTGGACATCCTGTCGCGCGGCGTGGAGCCCTGGGTGAGTGATGGCGTGCGCGTCACCACCGTCGCCCTCACCGAGCCGTCCCCCGGCCCGCAGTCCTCCAACCCCCGGGGCTTCGTCCGCGCGGGCAACGACGTCTTCTTCACGGCGACGAACGCGTCCGGAGTCCGCAGGTTGTACGCGCTGCCCTTCCGCCCCGAGGGCACCTGCCCGCCCTGA
- a CDS encoding galactose oxidase-like domain-containing protein: MSLPSVCHWLRRSLPWLLGGVLLATSARAQPDPAQVGLWSSVLSWPISATHTSLMPDGKVFFSGEFDEGLLPPRRFDPNTGALTTYPYAGYNIFCGGHSFLSNGKLFVAGGHIDKDVGLPNASFFDFNTNTWTRVPDMNAGRWYPTATTLNNGDVVVVSGEIAGPGDINEIPQRFIAATNSWRTLTNARMNVPFYPKMFLAPNGRLFYAGQLRGSLWLDPTGNGAWSTGPLSNYGGRSYGPAVYLDGKVLIIGGSDPPTATVEEIDLNAATPTWRYVAPMSIRRRQHNAVLLPDGTVLVVGGSSGSGFDTSTSPVRYAEVYNPATNTWTSLASGTRYRGYHSTAVLLPDGRVLSAGGNKERTAELFSPPYLFKGAKPTITAAPTTALPGAIFTITTPDAANIAKVSLIRHGSTTHTFDMGQRFLTLAFTRGSGSLTVTAPPNRNVAPPGYYQLFIVNNAGVPSTGKKLRIPPP; the protein is encoded by the coding sequence ATGTCCCTTCCCAGTGTCTGTCATTGGCTCCGGAGGTCGCTGCCCTGGCTGTTGGGCGGGGTGCTCCTGGCGACCTCCGCGAGGGCCCAACCCGACCCCGCCCAGGTCGGGCTCTGGTCCAGCGTCCTGAGCTGGCCCATCTCCGCCACGCACACCAGCTTGATGCCCGATGGCAAGGTGTTCTTCTCCGGCGAGTTCGACGAGGGGCTGCTGCCGCCACGCCGCTTCGACCCGAACACAGGGGCGCTCACCACGTATCCCTACGCGGGCTACAACATCTTCTGCGGCGGACACTCGTTCCTGTCGAACGGGAAGCTGTTCGTCGCCGGAGGGCACATCGACAAGGACGTGGGGCTGCCCAACGCGAGCTTCTTCGACTTCAACACCAACACGTGGACGCGCGTGCCGGACATGAACGCCGGGCGCTGGTATCCCACCGCCACCACGCTCAACAACGGCGACGTGGTGGTGGTGTCCGGCGAAATCGCGGGCCCCGGGGACATCAACGAGATTCCCCAGCGGTTCATCGCGGCCACCAATTCCTGGCGGACGCTGACCAACGCGCGGATGAACGTCCCCTTCTATCCGAAGATGTTCCTGGCTCCGAACGGGCGGCTCTTCTACGCGGGGCAGCTTCGTGGCTCGCTCTGGTTGGACCCCACCGGCAACGGTGCCTGGAGCACGGGCCCCTTGAGCAACTATGGCGGGCGCAGCTACGGGCCCGCGGTGTACCTGGATGGCAAGGTGCTCATCATCGGGGGGAGCGATCCCCCCACCGCGACGGTGGAGGAGATCGACCTCAACGCGGCCACGCCCACCTGGCGGTACGTGGCGCCGATGAGCATCCGTCGACGTCAGCACAACGCCGTGTTGCTACCCGACGGCACGGTGCTGGTCGTGGGGGGCAGCAGCGGCTCCGGCTTCGACACGTCCACCTCTCCCGTCCGCTACGCGGAGGTCTACAACCCCGCGACCAACACCTGGACCTCGCTCGCCAGCGGTACCCGCTACCGGGGCTACCACTCCACGGCGGTGCTGCTGCCGGACGGGCGGGTGTTGTCCGCGGGCGGCAACAAGGAGCGCACCGCGGAGCTCTTCTCCCCGCCCTATCTCTTCAAGGGGGCGAAGCCCACCATCACCGCCGCGCCCACCACGGCGCTGCCGGGAGCCATCTTCACCATCACCACGCCCGACGCGGCCAACATCGCCAAGGTGTCGCTCATCAGGCACGGTTCCACGACGCACACGTTCGACATGGGCCAGCGGTTCCTCACGCTGGCCTTCACGCGGGGCAGCGGCAGCCTCACGGTCACCGCGCCGCCGAACCGGAACGTGGCGCCGCCCGGCTACTACCAGCTGTTCATCGTGAACAACGCGGGCGTGCCGTCCACGGGGAAGAAGCTGCGCATCCCTCCTCCTTGA
- a CDS encoding M4 family metallopeptidase, with protein sequence MSIRRTDGSKPAVLPTLSSTAQSKATAKTSNATPNVLKDGFGPAAKKTELARAEQTLTSLPAPVGRMKLESKEAQSAIQTALAHLSPPPKAATPGLRGGVQFPAFVPKNVERDELGMTHVRLDRQHEGVKVYGEQVVAHLGKDGKLANVTGDQSTIPAGLGTQKPALSNAQALEIAQKEFGLKPDRQPHSERIIYKDPSGQYRSAYRVEVAKVDGTEDPRRMHFFIDANSGEVYEKFNSIDGFKKCPCATHGGVEPKTAAGGKASAAAPSDVKVSSTQKAAIPDQGTVTSKVKVADDVTVDKLKLSLDIAHSYKGDLSVTLTSPSGKSAVVHNRTGGGTDNVKGDFDLSAFAGEKAKGEWTLTVKDNAKLDTGTLNRWDLTITPRATKPPTEPPAPSTGKADDTSLYSGKVDLQTKKNADGSYTLEDSTRGKGVATYDARNQEEASGQTPIKDDNDIWGEASDSSRNQAAVDAHYGAAMTYDFMKNILGRDSIDGKGEKLVSYIHVSENYVNAYWDGEKMSYGDGDGVDSGPLTALDIAGHEISHGLTERTAGLIYRGESGGLNEAISDILGAGVEWYASTKNPAVKFNWTVGEAAWTPTNGDPNDGLRYMDDPTKDGYSIDHYKDYPKQTEVHGSSGIANNAFYLLANGGTNRTSKVEVKDGIGMEKGLKIYYRALAHYMTPSTTFAQARQATINAATDLYGADSTEVKKVKESWTAVGVN encoded by the coding sequence ATGAGCATTCGCCGTACCGATGGATCGAAGCCGGCCGTCCTCCCCACCCTCTCCTCGACGGCCCAGTCCAAGGCAACGGCGAAGACCTCGAACGCGACCCCCAACGTCCTGAAGGACGGTTTCGGGCCGGCGGCGAAGAAGACGGAGCTGGCGCGGGCGGAGCAGACGCTCACGTCGCTCCCGGCGCCGGTGGGGCGCATGAAGCTGGAGAGCAAGGAGGCGCAGAGCGCCATCCAGACGGCGCTGGCGCACCTGTCGCCACCGCCCAAGGCGGCGACGCCGGGGCTGCGAGGCGGCGTGCAGTTCCCGGCCTTCGTGCCGAAGAACGTCGAGCGTGACGAGCTGGGGATGACGCACGTGCGCCTGGACCGGCAGCACGAGGGCGTGAAGGTCTACGGCGAGCAGGTCGTCGCGCACCTGGGCAAGGACGGCAAGCTGGCCAACGTCACCGGCGACCAGTCCACGATTCCGGCGGGGCTGGGCACCCAGAAGCCCGCGCTGTCGAACGCGCAGGCGTTGGAGATCGCCCAGAAGGAGTTCGGGCTGAAGCCGGACCGCCAGCCGCACTCCGAGCGCATCATCTACAAGGACCCCTCCGGCCAGTACCGCTCCGCGTACCGGGTGGAGGTCGCCAAGGTGGACGGCACGGAGGACCCGCGCCGGATGCACTTCTTCATCGACGCGAACTCCGGTGAGGTCTACGAGAAGTTCAACAGCATCGACGGCTTCAAGAAGTGCCCCTGCGCCACCCACGGCGGCGTGGAGCCCAAGACGGCCGCGGGTGGCAAGGCGAGCGCCGCCGCGCCCTCGGACGTGAAGGTCTCCTCGACCCAGAAGGCGGCCATCCCCGACCAGGGCACGGTCACCTCCAAGGTGAAGGTCGCCGACGACGTCACGGTGGACAAGCTGAAGCTGTCGCTGGACATCGCCCACTCGTACAAGGGCGACCTGTCCGTCACGCTGACCAGCCCCTCGGGCAAGAGCGCCGTGGTGCACAACCGCACCGGCGGCGGCACGGACAACGTGAAGGGCGACTTCGACCTGAGCGCCTTCGCGGGCGAGAAGGCCAAGGGCGAGTGGACGCTGACCGTCAAGGACAACGCGAAGCTGGACACGGGCACGCTCAACCGCTGGGACCTGACCATCACCCCCAGGGCCACGAAGCCGCCCACCGAGCCGCCGGCGCCGTCCACGGGCAAGGCCGATGACACCTCGCTCTACAGCGGCAAGGTGGACCTCCAGACGAAGAAGAACGCGGACGGCTCCTACACGCTGGAGGACTCCACGCGTGGCAAGGGCGTGGCGACCTACGACGCGCGCAACCAGGAAGAGGCCAGCGGCCAGACGCCCATCAAGGACGACAACGACATCTGGGGCGAGGCCAGCGACTCCAGCCGCAACCAGGCCGCCGTGGACGCGCACTACGGCGCGGCGATGACCTACGACTTCATGAAGAACATCCTCGGCCGCGACTCCATCGACGGCAAGGGGGAGAAGCTCGTCTCCTACATCCACGTCAGCGAGAACTACGTCAACGCGTACTGGGACGGCGAGAAGATGAGCTACGGCGACGGCGACGGCGTGGACTCCGGTCCGCTCACCGCGCTGGACATCGCCGGCCACGAAATCTCCCACGGCCTCACCGAGCGCACCGCCGGCCTCATCTACCGCGGCGAGTCCGGTGGCCTGAACGAGGCCATCAGCGACATCCTCGGCGCGGGCGTGGAGTGGTACGCGTCCACGAAGAACCCGGCCGTGAAGTTCAACTGGACGGTGGGCGAGGCGGCCTGGACGCCGACCAACGGCGACCCCAACGACGGCCTGCGCTACATGGATGACCCGACCAAGGACGGGTACTCCATCGACCACTACAAGGACTACCCGAAGCAGACCGAGGTCCACGGCTCCAGCGGCATCGCGAACAACGCGTTCTACCTGCTGGCCAACGGCGGCACGAACCGCACCTCGAAGGTCGAGGTCAAGGACGGCATCGGCATGGAGAAGGGCCTGAAGATCTACTACCGCGCCCTGGCCCACTACATGACGCCGAGCACCACCTTCGCCCAGGCCCGACAGGCGACCATCAACGCCGCCACGGACCTGTACGGCGCGGACTCGACCGAGGTGAAGAAGGTGAAGGAGAGCTGGACCGCCGTCGGCGTGAACTAG
- a CDS encoding serpin family protein: MLKRVAPRAWAFVVALGILGCGSDTPSEPGVERVPVPGTLVASEKARAAPTQAPDEDFRALIDGNTAFAVAMYRQVVPPGENAVFSPHSLTQALGMVYAGARGETATEMAAALHFDLPQERLHPALNRLDLTLESRSREGQGPAKGPILRSVNGLWGQQGFSFETPFLDVLAEHHGAGLRTLDIASDPEGVRTAINGWVKGETAGLVPELFPSRSITPDTRLLLVNTLYFKGAWKLPFKVENTRAAPFQSIGGGTGSVEMMNTTAKFPFMAGDGFQAVALPYVGDALRMLVIVPDAGRFEEVEQRLSLDFLDTVRAQLKPGERRLGLPRFQVALGFSALAPLQSMGLRTLFTDGADLAGISQAERLSVSSVFHRAVIIVDELGSEAAAATGVGVGVTSLPPETLVDRPFLFAIEDEETRSVLFLGRFVQP, encoded by the coding sequence ATGCTGAAAAGGGTTGCGCCCCGCGCGTGGGCGTTCGTCGTGGCATTGGGGATTCTGGGCTGTGGTTCGGACACGCCATCCGAGCCCGGGGTGGAGCGCGTCCCCGTGCCGGGGACGCTCGTCGCCTCGGAGAAGGCCCGGGCCGCGCCGACGCAGGCTCCGGACGAGGACTTCCGGGCGCTGATCGACGGCAATACGGCCTTCGCGGTGGCGATGTACCGGCAGGTCGTGCCGCCGGGGGAGAACGCCGTGTTCTCTCCGCACAGCCTCACCCAGGCCCTCGGCATGGTGTATGCGGGCGCCAGGGGGGAGACGGCGACGGAGATGGCGGCGGCGCTCCACTTCGACCTCCCCCAGGAGCGGCTGCACCCCGCGCTCAACCGGCTGGACCTCACGCTCGAGTCCCGCTCTCGCGAGGGGCAGGGGCCGGCGAAGGGGCCCATCCTCCGCTCGGTGAACGGGCTCTGGGGACAGCAGGGCTTCTCCTTCGAGACGCCCTTCCTGGACGTGCTCGCGGAGCACCATGGCGCGGGCCTGCGCACGCTGGACATCGCCAGCGACCCAGAAGGCGTTCGCACCGCCATCAACGGCTGGGTCAAGGGAGAGACGGCGGGGCTGGTGCCGGAGCTGTTCCCCTCGCGTTCCATCACGCCCGACACGCGGCTGCTGCTGGTCAACACGCTCTACTTCAAGGGCGCCTGGAAGCTGCCGTTCAAGGTGGAGAACACCCGGGCGGCGCCGTTCCAGTCGATCGGGGGCGGGACGGGGAGCGTCGAGATGATGAACACCACGGCGAAGTTCCCCTTCATGGCGGGAGACGGGTTCCAGGCCGTGGCGCTTCCCTACGTGGGAGACGCCCTGCGGATGCTCGTCATCGTCCCGGACGCGGGGCGCTTCGAGGAGGTCGAGCAGCGGCTGTCGCTCGACTTCCTGGACACGGTGCGCGCGCAGTTGAAGCCGGGCGAGCGGCGGCTGGGCCTGCCTCGCTTCCAGGTGGCGCTGGGCTTCTCCGCGCTGGCGCCCCTCCAGTCCATGGGGTTGCGGACCCTCTTCACCGACGGCGCGGACCTGGCGGGCATCAGCCAGGCGGAGCGGCTCTCGGTGAGCTCCGTGTTCCACCGGGCCGTCATCATCGTGGATGAGCTGGGCAGCGAGGCGGCGGCCGCGACGGGAGTCGGGGTCGGCGTCACGTCGCTTCCTCCGGAGACGCTCGTGGACCGCCCGTTCCTCTTCGCCATCGAGGACGAGGAGACGCGGAGCGTCCTGTTCCTGGGGCGCTTCGTCCAGCCCTGA
- a CDS encoding class I SAM-dependent methyltransferase, translated as MPPSQTESYLLDYHQRLAGVTSRWLAGSPVLLGGSRYPSTYDLLADAVPEAPGTRVLDLACGDGYLLERVARRGLSGASLVGLDMSADELALAKARLGASATLVRGRAQALPFDAASFDVVLSHLALMLMDESAQVLAELRRVLKPGGRLAVVVGGTPVPGGAVALLKDLMKPLIAAEPAPPLSLGDRRFRSEAGLRELFGTGFQGVSVDALEVVDDGPPERAWEFLSTTYDADQLPPATRALLERSFLKEAKALEHDGGHVPCRWGMHRVMATAP; from the coding sequence ATGCCTCCCTCCCAGACCGAGTCCTACCTCCTCGATTACCACCAACGCCTCGCGGGAGTGACCTCCCGGTGGCTCGCGGGCTCCCCCGTGCTGTTGGGGGGCTCTCGCTACCCATCCACCTACGACCTGCTGGCCGACGCCGTGCCCGAGGCGCCAGGGACGCGGGTGCTCGACCTGGCGTGTGGGGATGGCTATCTGCTCGAGCGGGTGGCGCGGCGGGGGCTGTCGGGGGCGTCGCTCGTGGGCCTCGACATGAGCGCGGACGAGCTGGCGCTGGCGAAGGCGCGCCTGGGGGCGTCCGCCACGCTCGTGCGGGGCCGGGCCCAGGCGCTTCCGTTCGACGCGGCCAGCTTCGACGTGGTGCTCAGCCACCTGGCCCTCATGCTCATGGATGAGAGCGCCCAGGTCCTGGCGGAGCTGCGCCGGGTGTTGAAGCCGGGAGGGCGGCTGGCCGTCGTCGTCGGCGGCACGCCGGTTCCCGGAGGCGCGGTGGCGCTGCTCAAGGACCTGATGAAGCCGTTGATCGCGGCCGAGCCCGCGCCGCCCTTGAGCCTGGGGGACCGCCGCTTCCGCTCCGAGGCGGGGTTGCGGGAGCTGTTCGGCACGGGCTTCCAGGGCGTCTCGGTGGACGCGCTGGAGGTCGTCGACGACGGGCCGCCGGAGCGCGCGTGGGAGTTCCTCTCCACGACCTACGACGCGGACCAGCTGCCCCCGGCCACCCGGGCCCTGCTCGAGCGGTCCTTCCTGAAGGAGGCGAAGGCGCTCGAGCACGACGGGGGCCACGTGCCGTGCCGGTGGGGCATGCACCGGGTGATGGCGACCGCTCCCTGA